A stretch of Myroides oncorhynchi DNA encodes these proteins:
- a CDS encoding DoxX family protein, with amino-acid sequence MNADFGKFLLRLGVGGLMIFHGIHKLIHGHDFIISQLKAHNLPELLWIGVPIGEIVAPIFLLVGFATRISSSIIAFTMFMSLFLVKGMGSFGIDPNTGGLNAELNLLYLLAALAIAFIGPGTIRFYKGKRGIWV; translated from the coding sequence ATGAATGCAGATTTTGGAAAGTTTCTCCTTAGATTAGGAGTAGGTGGACTAATGATATTCCATGGTATACACAAGTTGATCCATGGACATGATTTTATTATTAGCCAATTAAAGGCACATAATCTGCCTGAGTTATTATGGATAGGAGTGCCTATAGGAGAGATAGTAGCACCTATATTTCTACTTGTAGGATTTGCCACTCGTATATCTTCTTCTATTATTGCATTTACGATGTTTATGTCGTTATTCTTAGTTAAAGGAATGGGAAGTTTCGGTATAGACCCTAATACTGGAGGATTAAATGCAGAGTTAAACTTGTTATATCTATTAGCAGCGTTAGCTATTGCGTTTATAGGGCCTGGTACTATTCGTTTTTATAAAGGAAAAAGAGGTATTTGGGTATAG
- a CDS encoding SDR family oxidoreductase translates to MQKVVYITGGTKGIGKGIAKALLDSGYKVAISGRNLKAVNEAINELGYSDQVLAIQSDVRNYEDEVSAVEQIVNKFGRLDVVIANAGVGIFSSVEDMSLEDWNTMIDTNLTGVFHTLKASVKQLKENKGYYISIASLAGINFFANGSGYNASKFGVVGFTQAAMLDLRNADVKVTTILPGSVSSNFNDHEPSDADHWKIQPEDMGQLVVDILAMNPRVLPSKIEVRPTKTK, encoded by the coding sequence ATGCAAAAAGTAGTTTATATAACAGGAGGAACAAAGGGAATAGGTAAGGGAATAGCAAAAGCTCTCTTAGATAGTGGATATAAAGTAGCTATCTCAGGGCGTAATCTTAAGGCTGTTAATGAGGCTATTAACGAGTTAGGATATAGTGATCAAGTATTGGCTATACAATCAGATGTGAGAAATTATGAAGATGAAGTATCTGCCGTGGAGCAAATAGTAAATAAATTCGGTAGGTTAGATGTCGTTATTGCCAATGCAGGGGTTGGGATATTCTCATCTGTAGAGGATATGAGTCTAGAAGACTGGAATACGATGATAGATACTAACCTTACAGGGGTATTTCACACACTTAAAGCTTCTGTCAAACAGCTAAAAGAAAACAAAGGATACTATATATCTATCGCTAGTTTAGCGGGTATTAACTTCTTCGCTAATGGAAGTGGCTATAATGCAAGTAAATTTGGTGTAGTAGGATTTACACAAGCTGCAATGTTAGATCTTAGAAATGCAGATGTAAAGGTGACTACTATCTTACCAGGGTCTGTATCCTCTAACTTTAATGATCATGAGCCTTCAGATGCTGACCATTGGAAGATACAGCCTGAAGATATGGGACAGTTAGTCGTAGATATCTTAGCAATGAATCCTCGCGTATTGCCTAGTAAAATAGAGGTAAGACCAACTAAGACAAAATAA
- a CDS encoding S9 family peptidase: protein MKNKSLLFFLVVGNMMFAQRNFTMTEATMGLGRQFATERILQPSWKNDNTLSFVTKNRDSLLIKSQANKWESQTALTVKQLEEIINASAKGSTFKLRTIPSNLTWLNDSEVEFYTNESTNKLKYYFKVDLADKKVVNSFKFDAKGTQQIISRNGDHIAWLDDNNIVVTTNKGGDAKVTNDPALDIINGNSDTHRNEFGINKGMWWNPKQDQLLYYRKDQSMVSSYPIIQWSERVATVKNIKYPMAGMANEQISLVVYDVYTGKKVTLQTGEGDKFLTMVTWDPSGNYVYVGVLNREQNHLKVNQYNTATGALEKTLFEEKSKVYTEPSNSLVFVPGTTDQFLYFSEVDGYRQLFLYDTTGKLIKKLGYENVIVNEFLGFDDDAKNLYYIGVTNQGLDRQLFKTNLKKGKTEQITTLSGTHSVVLNKNKSLFLDQFNNLETPNKVSIVNAESKKEKEILVSKNPYSGVVTMPETKFTTITAADGKTPLNARIIYPTNFDATKKYPVMVYVYGGPHAQLVTNTWLGGANLFFNYMAQNDYIVFTVDSRGSFNRGRDFEQVIHRQLGQAEMADQMKGIDYLKSLPYVNQDKIGVYGWSYGGFMTTTLSVNHPEVFKVGVAGGPVMDWKMYEIMYGERYMDMPSENPEGYEKTSLLNKADKINNKLLIIHGAQDPVVVQQHSMEFIEAAIKAKKQVDYFLYPSHEHNVQGIDRVHLNDKIAQYFFDYLEKPKSK from the coding sequence ATGAAGAACAAATCATTACTATTCTTTTTAGTAGTAGGGAACATGATGTTTGCACAACGCAACTTCACGATGACTGAGGCTACGATGGGCCTTGGTAGACAATTTGCTACTGAGAGAATTCTTCAGCCCTCTTGGAAAAATGACAATACCTTAAGTTTTGTAACCAAAAATAGAGATAGCCTTTTAATCAAAAGTCAAGCAAATAAATGGGAGTCTCAAACAGCTTTAACAGTTAAACAATTAGAAGAGATTATCAATGCTTCTGCTAAAGGGAGTACCTTTAAGTTAAGAACAATACCTTCTAACCTAACTTGGTTAAATGACAGTGAAGTAGAGTTTTATACAAATGAAAGTACTAACAAGTTAAAGTATTACTTCAAGGTTGACCTAGCTGATAAAAAAGTGGTTAACTCATTCAAATTCGATGCTAAAGGTACGCAACAAATCATCTCTCGCAACGGAGATCACATCGCTTGGTTAGACGATAATAATATCGTAGTTACTACTAATAAAGGGGGGGATGCAAAAGTGACAAATGATCCTGCCCTTGATATTATCAATGGTAATAGCGATACACACCGTAACGAATTTGGTATCAATAAAGGAATGTGGTGGAATCCTAAACAAGACCAACTTCTTTACTATAGAAAAGACCAAAGTATGGTGTCTTCTTACCCTATTATCCAATGGAGTGAACGTGTAGCAACAGTTAAGAATATCAAATACCCTATGGCTGGTATGGCTAATGAGCAAATATCATTAGTGGTATATGATGTCTATACGGGTAAGAAGGTTACACTACAAACAGGAGAAGGAGATAAGTTCCTAACTATGGTTACTTGGGATCCATCAGGTAATTATGTGTATGTAGGAGTGCTTAATAGAGAGCAAAATCACCTAAAAGTTAACCAATACAATACAGCTACAGGTGCTCTTGAGAAAACATTATTTGAAGAGAAATCTAAAGTGTACACAGAGCCTTCTAACAGTTTAGTGTTTGTACCAGGGACTACTGATCAGTTCTTATACTTCTCTGAAGTAGACGGATATAGACAGTTATTCTTATATGACACAACAGGTAAGTTAATCAAAAAACTAGGTTATGAGAACGTTATCGTGAATGAGTTCTTAGGATTTGATGACGATGCTAAGAATCTTTATTACATCGGGGTAACGAACCAAGGATTAGATAGACAACTGTTTAAAACAAACCTTAAGAAAGGTAAAACAGAGCAAATCACTACCTTATCAGGAACGCATAGTGTGGTTCTAAATAAGAACAAATCACTCTTCTTAGACCAATTCAATAACCTTGAGACTCCTAATAAAGTATCTATCGTTAATGCAGAATCTAAGAAAGAGAAGGAAATATTAGTTTCTAAGAACCCTTATTCAGGCGTGGTAACAATGCCTGAGACGAAGTTTACAACGATCACAGCTGCTGATGGTAAAACGCCTCTTAATGCACGTATCATCTACCCTACTAACTTTGACGCTACTAAGAAGTACCCTGTGATGGTGTATGTATATGGTGGACCTCACGCACAGTTAGTAACGAATACTTGGTTAGGTGGCGCTAACTTATTCTTTAACTATATGGCTCAGAATGACTATATCGTCTTTACTGTAGATAGCCGTGGAAGTTTTAACAGAGGACGTGACTTCGAGCAAGTTATCCATAGACAATTAGGTCAAGCGGAGATGGCAGATCAAATGAAAGGAATTGATTACTTAAAATCGCTACCTTATGTAAATCAAGATAAGATAGGTGTATATGGATGGAGCTATGGTGGTTTTATGACGACTACGCTTTCTGTTAATCACCCTGAAGTATTCAAAGTAGGTGTTGCAGGTGGACCTGTGATGGACTGGAAGATGTACGAGATTATGTATGGTGAACGCTATATGGATATGCCTAGCGAGAACCCTGAGGGATACGAGAAAACAAGCCTATTAAACAAAGCTGATAAGATTAATAATAAACTACTTATCATCCATGGAGCACAAGACCCTGTAGTGGTCCAGCAGCACTCTATGGAGTTTATAGAAGCAGCTATTAAAGCGAAGAAACAAGTAGATTACTTCTTATACCCTTCTCACGAACACAATGTACAAGGGATAGATAGAGTGCACTTAAATGATAAGATAGCACAGTATTTCTTTGATTATTTAGAGAAACCTAAGAGTAAATAA
- a CDS encoding toxin-antitoxin system YwqK family antitoxin, which produces MKRILIILLIIPLFIGCKKDVDFNQLQVKDNLYYDRDTGEKFTGSAKSYDKYEKIEKEGSFKDGRKNGVFKTHYIQGFVESEENWKEGRKEGISKTFHSNGTLWKESNWVFGNENGVFKSFYPNEQLESEENWKHGAKDGLSKSYYYDGQLWIESNWESGYRHGSQKEYYENGQLKHEFNWIENSIDGTFKEYYENGQLKEIGSTQGGIRKSYYENGQLKTESYWKEGKEESSKSYSENGKLKTKK; this is translated from the coding sequence ATGAAACGGATTTTAATTATTTTATTAATTATTCCATTATTTATAGGCTGTAAAAAAGACGTTGACTTTAATCAGCTTCAAGTAAAGGACAACCTCTATTACGATAGAGACACTGGAGAAAAGTTTACTGGTAGTGCAAAATCTTATGATAAATACGAAAAGATAGAAAAAGAAGGATCTTTTAAAGATGGAAGAAAAAACGGTGTATTTAAAACTCACTACATTCAAGGATTTGTAGAATCCGAAGAAAATTGGAAAGAAGGAAGAAAAGAAGGTATTAGTAAAACTTTCCATTCAAATGGTACATTATGGAAAGAGTCTAATTGGGTCTTTGGAAATGAAAACGGGGTTTTTAAATCATTTTACCCTAATGAACAATTAGAGTCTGAAGAAAATTGGAAACATGGAGCTAAAGATGGTTTATCAAAATCCTATTATTATGATGGTCAATTATGGATTGAATCTAATTGGGAATCAGGATACAGACATGGCTCTCAAAAAGAGTATTATGAAAATGGACAGCTGAAGCATGAATTCAATTGGATAGAAAATAGTATAGATGGTACTTTTAAAGAGTATTATGAAAATGGACAGTTAAAAGAAATAGGTAGTACACAAGGAGGAATTCGTAAATCTTATTATGAAAACGGTCAGTTAAAGACAGAATCTTACTGGAAAGAAGGCAAAGAAGAAAGTAGTAAATCTTATTCTGAAAACGGGAAATTAAAGACTAAAAAATAG
- the fsa gene encoding fructose-6-phosphate aldolase: protein MKFFIDTANLDQIREAEALGVLDGVTTNPSLMAKEGITGAENILNHYKAICEIVEGDVSAEVISVDYEGMIREGEQLAALNPQIVVKLPMTKEGVKACKYFSSKGIKTNVTLVFSAGQALLAAKAGATYVSPFIGRLDDISTDGLVLIEDIRLIYDNYGYETQILAASVRHTMHIVNCAKLGADVMTGPLSAITGLLKHPLTDNGLAQFLADYAKGNN from the coding sequence ATGAAGTTTTTTATTGACACAGCTAATTTGGATCAAATTAGAGAAGCTGAGGCACTTGGAGTGTTAGATGGAGTAACAACTAACCCTTCTTTAATGGCTAAAGAGGGAATCACAGGGGCAGAAAACATTTTAAATCACTACAAAGCTATTTGTGAAATAGTAGAAGGTGATGTAAGTGCAGAGGTTATTTCTGTAGATTACGAAGGAATGATTAGAGAAGGAGAGCAGTTAGCTGCACTTAATCCTCAGATCGTAGTAAAATTACCAATGACTAAAGAAGGAGTAAAAGCGTGTAAATACTTTTCTTCTAAAGGGATCAAAACTAATGTAACATTAGTATTCTCTGCTGGACAAGCTTTATTAGCAGCTAAAGCAGGTGCTACTTATGTATCTCCATTTATCGGAAGATTAGATGATATCTCTACTGATGGATTGGTATTAATCGAAGACATCCGTCTTATCTATGATAACTACGGATATGAGACTCAAATCTTAGCTGCTTCTGTACGTCACACTATGCACATCGTTAACTGTGCTAAGTTAGGTGCTGATGTAATGACAGGGCCTTTAAGTGCGATCACAGGTCTTCTAAAACACCCATTGACAGATAACGGATTAGCTCAATTCTTAGCTGATTACGCTAAAGGAAATAATTAA
- a CDS encoding SDR family oxidoreductase, with amino-acid sequence MSKIVFITGGSSGIGKSVGEYLTQQGCKVYGTSRNPEKVVDSKIPLVRLDVRDTASIQSAIKEVIAIEGRIDVLINNAGVGITGPIEEVPAEHILNNFQTNVFGPIEVMKAALPFMRERRSGLIINVTSIAGYMGLPFRGVYSSSKGALELITEAMRMELKPFNVEVTNVAPGDFATNIAAGRYHAPVLEDSAYKEVYQMSLDMMDEHVDSGGDPIEMAKAIHTIINTPKPKVRYVVGEPLQKFSLILKKILPGKMYEKMLMKHYKIK; translated from the coding sequence ATGAGTAAAATCGTTTTTATTACAGGAGGTTCTTCCGGTATAGGTAAGAGTGTAGGTGAGTACTTGACACAACAAGGGTGTAAGGTATATGGTACAAGTAGAAATCCAGAGAAGGTAGTAGATTCAAAGATTCCATTAGTCCGTCTAGATGTTCGCGATACAGCGAGTATTCAGTCTGCTATTAAGGAAGTTATAGCTATAGAAGGTCGAATAGATGTCTTAATTAATAATGCAGGAGTAGGAATCACAGGGCCAATAGAAGAGGTGCCTGCTGAACATATTTTAAACAACTTTCAGACGAATGTATTCGGGCCTATTGAGGTGATGAAAGCCGCGTTGCCGTTTATGAGAGAGAGACGATCAGGATTGATCATTAATGTAACGTCGATAGCAGGGTATATGGGATTGCCGTTTAGAGGAGTTTATTCCTCGTCTAAGGGGGCGTTAGAGTTGATTACTGAAGCGATGCGTATGGAGTTAAAACCATTCAATGTAGAGGTGACTAACGTGGCTCCAGGTGACTTCGCTACAAATATAGCTGCAGGACGTTATCACGCGCCTGTATTAGAAGATTCGGCTTATAAAGAGGTATATCAAATGTCTTTAGATATGATGGATGAACACGTGGATAGTGGAGGTGATCCTATCGAGATGGCTAAAGCAATACACACGATTATCAATACGCCAAAACCAAAAGTGAGATATGTAGTAGGGGAGCCACTTCAGAAGTTCTCACTTATATTGAAGAAGATATTACCGGGTAAGATGTATGAGAAGATGTTGATGAAACACTATAAGATAAAATAA
- a CDS encoding M28 family metallopeptidase yields MNLYKISLSLLVITLSLTGCKTSSTAVESIQTTADYWQMISADSMAVNLKVLTSDKFEGRRTGEPGQKKATEYLVNFYQSHHITYPKQATSYIQPVPAKFMRGAMMRLKDSENVMAFIEGSEKSEEVLVISAHFDHMGILLDKIYYGADDNGSGTVAVMEMARVFKSLEKQGIRPKRSVLFLHLTGEEFGLFGSKYYVANPIVPLENIIANINIDMIGREDKKYAGKEDYIYVIGADKLSQDLHKMSESANANSVNVTLDYTYNDEKHPDQYYYRSDHYSFAEKGIPAMFYFNGTHNDYHQPSDTYDKISFQKLKTRTQLAFATAWTILNAKDKPKLDK; encoded by the coding sequence ATGAACCTATATAAAATAAGCTTAAGCCTTCTAGTTATCACCCTTTCTCTTACAGGATGTAAAACATCAAGTACAGCAGTAGAATCTATTCAGACTACAGCTGATTATTGGCAAATGATATCTGCGGATTCTATGGCTGTTAATCTAAAAGTATTGACTTCTGACAAATTTGAAGGAAGAAGAACGGGTGAACCTGGACAAAAGAAAGCAACCGAGTATTTAGTCAACTTCTATCAATCACATCATATCACTTATCCAAAACAAGCTACTAGTTACATTCAGCCTGTACCTGCCAAATTTATGAGAGGTGCAATGATGCGCCTTAAAGACAGTGAGAATGTAATGGCATTTATAGAAGGTAGTGAAAAATCAGAAGAAGTACTAGTCATCTCAGCTCACTTTGACCATATGGGAATATTACTTGACAAAATCTACTATGGTGCTGATGATAATGGATCAGGTACTGTAGCGGTAATGGAAATGGCTAGAGTCTTCAAATCATTAGAAAAACAAGGTATCAGACCTAAGCGTTCTGTACTGTTTTTACACCTTACAGGAGAAGAGTTTGGGCTATTTGGCTCTAAATATTATGTTGCCAATCCTATCGTTCCATTAGAGAATATCATCGCTAATATCAACATTGATATGATCGGACGTGAAGATAAGAAATACGCAGGTAAAGAAGATTATATCTATGTCATCGGAGCGGATAAGCTAAGTCAAGACCTACATAAGATGTCCGAATCTGCTAATGCTAATTCTGTCAATGTGACGCTAGACTATACCTATAACGACGAAAAGCACCCTGATCAATACTACTATCGTTCTGATCATTATAGTTTCGCAGAGAAAGGGATACCAGCAATGTTTTACTTTAACGGAACACATAATGACTATCACCAACCAAGTGATACCTATGACAAGATTAGTTTCCAGAAGCTAAAGACTCGTACACAGCTGGCCTTCGCTACTGCCTGGACAATCTTAAATGCTAAGGATAAACCAAAACTAGACAAGTAA
- a CDS encoding curli production assembly/transport protein CsgE has product MKPKYIILIILTFFVQNFWAQSINTYIEGIIDAKQEGEFISITALAQNKTDITTSISYKLSVIKNNADSNNQSKTDQTGLKVIESFEKTVLSKTSFNASTADRIIVLLLIYNANEKLIGTGRYVYNDNKDQDSIKQEMSTLLDKQKTISSSKSKEINYKISFKGIVVDETKTKAGKDFYQLYYSNYLVNNINSEHIITVTESITLGNNTKITIKTENKVIYEFFVQTKYDYIKSVSDTALKMTIKYLENLKLNEKRTKIF; this is encoded by the coding sequence ATGAAACCGAAATATATAATACTTATTATACTCACTTTTTTTGTACAGAACTTTTGGGCTCAGAGCATAAATACTTATATAGAAGGAATAATAGATGCTAAACAAGAAGGTGAATTTATTAGTATTACTGCATTAGCGCAAAACAAAACGGATATTACTACTAGTATTTCTTATAAATTATCAGTGATTAAGAACAATGCGGATAGTAACAATCAATCAAAAACAGATCAAACTGGATTAAAAGTAATAGAGTCTTTTGAAAAAACAGTTTTAAGCAAAACAAGCTTTAATGCTTCCACAGCTGATCGAATTATTGTGTTACTTCTTATCTATAATGCCAACGAAAAACTAATAGGTACAGGCAGATATGTTTATAATGACAATAAAGACCAAGATAGTATTAAACAAGAAATGTCTACTCTATTAGACAAACAAAAAACAATTTCTTCTAGCAAATCAAAAGAAATAAATTACAAAATAAGTTTCAAGGGTATTGTCGTTGACGAGACAAAAACAAAAGCAGGAAAAGATTTTTATCAGTTGTATTATTCTAATTACCTAGTTAATAATATAAATTCTGAACATATAATTACAGTTACAGAAAGTATCACATTAGGTAATAACACAAAAATAACAATTAAGACAGAAAACAAAGTGATTTATGAGTTTTTTGTTCAGACCAAGTACGATTATATCAAATCTGTAAGTGATACTGCTCTTAAGATGACAATCAAATACCTAGAGAACTTAAAACTTAATGAGAAACGAACCAAAATATTCTAA
- a CDS encoding curli assembly protein CsgF, translated as MKYLFYLLALMTTTLCTAQQLTYKPMNPFFGGEVFNYQMMLSSANAQNSFKDPNAANKKDANSLNQFTERLNTQLLNQISRQLFSDSFGKELKEGTFTFGSLSVEIYSSAEGMVVNILNTDTGEQTQIIMPSY; from the coding sequence ATGAAATATTTATTCTACTTACTAGCTTTAATGACGACGACATTGTGCACTGCACAACAGTTAACTTATAAGCCAATGAATCCATTCTTTGGCGGAGAAGTATTTAATTATCAAATGATGCTTAGCTCTGCTAATGCGCAAAATTCTTTTAAAGACCCTAACGCAGCAAATAAAAAAGATGCAAATAGTTTAAACCAATTTACAGAGCGTTTAAATACTCAATTGCTTAATCAGATATCACGTCAGTTATTTAGTGATTCTTTTGGAAAGGAATTAAAAGAAGGCACTTTTACTTTTGGAAGTTTATCAGTAGAGATTTATAGCTCTGCTGAAGGTATGGTTGTCAATATTCTCAATACAGACACTGGAGAACAAACACAGATAATAATGCCTTCTTATTAG
- a CDS encoding CsgG/HfaB family protein: MERIKLTFLVLFSALFLSNCGAFLNQPMTKQKARTGELTAISKTLKELPKPKEPIVTGVYNFRDQTGQYKNIEVGSSFSTAVPQGGTTMLTKALEDSGWFTVVERENLGNLLNERNIINTTREQYRQAGDASQTQLPPLLFAGILLEGGIVSYDTNMITGGTGARYFGVGGSQQYREDRITVYLRAVSTTNGKVLKTVYVSKTILSQAVSANIFKYVNFQRLLEVETGFTVNEPVQLALKDAIEKAVESIIIEGIEDSLWKTAAGKEIDDQLITNYNIAKQLEESTLLYDRKQIDRSQKNEVSASAGITVFDGDLKDKKPGYSFRFAYARKLSDIFALEVSANPIQFVSGKNFKKQMYSVDTNIRATILPYDKIAPYVYVGPGIITNNSLFENSEYKTTAFKIQYGLGVHYSFSTNLALFGFAEQNITFKDDLDNLKYGKRNDFYFNFGFGLKYYF; the protein is encoded by the coding sequence ATGGAACGTATAAAACTTACCTTTTTAGTTTTGTTTTCAGCTTTATTTCTTAGTAACTGCGGAGCTTTTTTAAATCAACCAATGACTAAACAAAAAGCGCGAACAGGAGAATTAACAGCTATTAGCAAGACTCTAAAAGAACTTCCAAAACCTAAAGAACCAATCGTGACAGGAGTTTATAACTTTAGAGATCAGACTGGTCAATATAAAAATATAGAAGTCGGAAGTTCTTTCAGTACTGCTGTTCCTCAAGGAGGAACAACTATGCTTACCAAGGCATTAGAGGATAGTGGATGGTTTACAGTAGTGGAGAGAGAAAACTTAGGAAATCTTCTCAACGAAAGAAATATCATAAATACCACGCGAGAACAATATAGACAAGCAGGTGATGCCTCACAAACTCAATTACCACCTCTCTTATTTGCTGGTATTTTACTAGAGGGAGGTATTGTGTCTTATGATACTAATATGATTACTGGAGGTACAGGAGCGAGATATTTTGGCGTAGGTGGTTCTCAGCAATATAGAGAAGATCGAATAACAGTATATCTACGTGCAGTCTCTACAACCAATGGAAAAGTATTAAAAACAGTTTATGTATCTAAAACTATTCTATCACAAGCTGTATCTGCTAATATCTTTAAATATGTCAACTTTCAACGACTACTCGAAGTCGAAACAGGTTTTACTGTAAACGAACCCGTTCAGCTGGCACTTAAAGATGCTATAGAAAAAGCTGTAGAGAGTATTATTATTGAAGGTATAGAAGATAGTTTATGGAAAACTGCAGCGGGAAAAGAAATAGATGATCAGTTAATTACCAATTATAATATTGCAAAGCAACTTGAAGAATCAACTTTACTATACGATAGGAAACAAATAGACAGATCACAAAAGAATGAGGTTTCTGCTTCAGCAGGCATTACTGTATTTGATGGAGATCTTAAAGATAAAAAGCCTGGATATTCATTTCGATTTGCTTATGCAAGAAAGTTGTCAGATATATTTGCGTTAGAAGTAAGTGCTAATCCTATACAATTTGTATCAGGAAAGAACTTTAAAAAACAGATGTATAGCGTAGACACTAATATAAGAGCTACTATTTTACCTTATGATAAGATAGCTCCATACGTTTATGTAGGACCAGGTATCATAACAAACAATTCTCTTTTTGAAAATAGTGAGTATAAAACTACTGCTTTTAAAATACAGTATGGTTTAGGAGTACATTATAGTTTCTCTACTAATTTGGCTTTATTTGGGTTTGCTGAACAGAACATTACATTTAAAGATGATCTAGACAACCTGAAATATGGTAAGCGAAATGACTTCTATTTCAATTTTGGCTTTGGCTTAAAATATTATTTCTAA
- a CDS encoding carboxypeptidase regulatory-like domain-containing protein translates to MKNLYIKFSWLALLFILFSCSEDYMDNEGTGTIIGKVVTSETNEPMANVKIETSPISNTVFTDEKGNFTLENVKVGNYSVKAEFKGFITAFKGAVVYTDKTSNTVFEMVVSKGNNKPPLQPILLTPTENELINNTNATFLWTASDPDKDKLTYTLTLYNDTNDDIEIFNSIKDTTFTYKDLKLGYKYFWQVSAGDTFNPEVSSKVSSFTVYTTPKDNRIVYTKNINGNLVIFSINQETGEEFQLTNSSVNSFRPIKNVYSNKIAFLRTTGTQTDIYTMNPDGSNQQKITSTIKPTGFDLNEITFSWPSNSDKIYFANFNKLYTISSNGQRVDMIYQTSDNSFISEVDVNIEQNLIALKTNNSNGYNVHLYCIDLQGNFRFDILKNAKGATSGLQISANGKKVLYAYDTSGEENMSYRRISSKIFIYDRSTSTSTDYSKDIKLGTNDLEPRFSPNEAYVIFTNTSNDGRSQKDIYIQTISSKTRELKYKNAFMADWN, encoded by the coding sequence ATGAAAAACTTATATATAAAATTCAGCTGGTTAGCCCTACTCTTTATTCTCTTCTCTTGTAGTGAGGATTACATGGACAATGAAGGTACTGGTACTATTATAGGGAAAGTAGTAACTTCTGAAACTAATGAACCAATGGCTAATGTAAAAATAGAGACTTCTCCTATTTCTAATACGGTCTTTACAGATGAAAAAGGAAACTTCACTTTAGAAAATGTTAAAGTAGGTAACTACTCTGTTAAGGCGGAATTCAAAGGATTTATAACTGCATTTAAAGGAGCTGTTGTGTACACTGATAAGACAAGTAATACTGTTTTTGAAATGGTTGTATCCAAAGGGAACAACAAACCTCCCTTACAACCAATACTTTTAACACCAACAGAAAATGAGCTTATCAACAATACTAATGCTACTTTTCTATGGACTGCATCTGATCCAGACAAAGATAAATTAACTTATACATTGACCCTATACAATGATACCAATGATGACATTGAAATCTTTAATTCAATAAAAGATACTACTTTTACCTATAAAGATCTAAAGTTAGGATACAAGTATTTCTGGCAAGTATCTGCAGGTGATACATTTAATCCAGAAGTTAGCAGTAAAGTCAGTTCATTTACTGTATATACTACTCCTAAAGATAATCGCATAGTATATACTAAAAATATAAATGGAAATCTCGTTATATTTTCTATTAATCAAGAAACAGGTGAAGAATTTCAATTAACGAATAGTTCTGTCAATAGTTTTAGACCTATAAAGAATGTTTACTCTAACAAAATAGCCTTTCTTCGTACTACTGGAACACAAACAGATATATACACTATGAATCCTGATGGTTCTAATCAACAGAAAATTACATCTACTATTAAACCGACAGGGTTTGATTTAAATGAAATAACCTTTAGTTGGCCATCCAATAGTGATAAGATATACTTTGCCAACTTTAATAAACTTTATACCATAAGTTCTAATGGGCAAAGAGTAGATATGATTTATCAAACTAGTGATAATTCTTTTATTTCTGAAGTAGATGTCAACATTGAACAAAACCTAATTGCTCTAAAAACAAATAACTCAAATGGCTATAACGTTCATCTATACTGTATAGATCTGCAAGGTAATTTTCGATTTGACATTCTAAAAAATGCAAAAGGTGCTACTAGTGGATTGCAAATATCTGCCAATGGAAAGAAAGTACTCTACGCTTATGACACATCAGGTGAAGAAAATATGTCTTATAGGAGAATTAGTTCTAAAATATTTATCTATGACCGATCTACTTCTACTTCAACTGATTATTCAAAAGACATAAAATTAGGAACTAACGATTTAGAACCTCGTTTCTCTCCTAATGAAGCTTATGTAATATTCACAAATACTTCTAACGATGGTAGATCTCAGAAAGATATCTATATACAAACAATTAGTAGTAAGACTAGAGAACTTAAATATAAAAATGCCTTCATGGCAGACTGGAACTAA